The following proteins are co-located in the Vigna angularis cultivar LongXiaoDou No.4 chromosome 2, ASM1680809v1, whole genome shotgun sequence genome:
- the LOC108329405 gene encoding guanylate kinase 1 produces MGEAPALLVDDLQDGAHNGLELKNGICKATATVGDKTYVIGGADDGTLSIEVQIFDRNLGEWVRPTVRGTKPVSCKGLSAVALEDKILILKKGSKPDDQIWFLEVDTQYVRQQQEYLGTEVVAWSKGVVGNAEKPVVISGPSGVGKGTLIAMLMKEFPSMFGFSVSHTTRAPRGMEKDGVHYHFTEKSIMEKEIEEGKFLEFASVHGNLYGTSVEAVELVADAGKRCILDIDVQGARSVRASSLEAIFIFVCPPSMEELEKRLRDRGTETEEQILKRLRNAEAEIEQGKSSHIFDFILYNDKLVESYEKLKKLLGLDDFVTTTKSGHGEIDLPIDHSVSKIDNKIIINRISSGEKESKNLIILDVSSLKGGAPGRTRGLNFQAIGSFSNGLTEIEGLS; encoded by the exons ATG GGAGAAGCACCAGCATTGCTTGTTGATGACCTGCAGGATGGGGCTCACAATGGCCTTGAATTGAAAAACGGAATTTGCAAAGCAACTGCTACCGTTGGTGATAAGACG TATGTCATTGGTGGAGCTGATGATGGAACTTTGTCCATTGAAGTTCAAATTTTTGACCGTAATCTTGGAGAATG GGTTCGTCCAACTGTGAGGGGCACCAAACCCGTATCGTGCAAAGGCCTTTCAGCAGTGGCTTTGGAAGACAAAATACTGATTCTTAAGAAGGGTTCTAAGCCAGATGATCAAATATGGTTCCTGGAG GTTGACACCCAATATGTTAGGCAGCAGCAAGAATATTTGGGGACTGAGGTGGTTGCATGGAGTAAAGGTGTGGTAGGAAATGCTGAGAAGCCTGTTGTAATTAGTGGTCCTTCTGGAGTAGGCAAAGGAACATTGATAGCAATGCTTATGAAGGAGTTTCCATCTATGTTTGGTTTTTCTGTGAGCCACACCACCCGTGCTCCGAGAGGTATGGAGAAGGATGGGGTCCATTATCATTTTACTGAGAAGAGTATAATGGAGAAAGAAATCGAAGAGGGAAAGTTTCTTGAGTTTGCTTCTGTCCATGGTAATCTGTATGGAACAAGTGTTGAGGCTGTGGAACTGGTGGCAGATGCAGGGAAA AGATGCattcttgatattgatgttcAAGGTGCAAGATCTGTGAGGGCTAGTTCTCTTGAAGCCATATTCATCTTTGTATGTCCCCCGTCAATGGAGGAGCTGGAGAAGCGCCTTCGTGACCG AGGCACAGAGACTGAGGAACAGATCCTGAAGCGACTAAGGAATGCCGAGGCTGAGATTGAGCAAGGCAAATCTTCTCACATATTTGATTTCATCCTGTACAATGACAAACTTGTTGAGTCTTACGAGAAACTTAAG AAACTATTGGGACTTGATGATTTTGTCACTACTACTAAATCAG GCCATGGAGAGATTGATCTACCAATTGACCATTCAGTGTCAAAAATTGATAACAAAATCATCATAAACCGCATCTCCTCGGGAGAGAAGGAATCAAAGAATTT GATCATATTAGATGTTTCCTCGCTAAAAGGAGGTGCACCTGGACGGACCAGAGGCCTAAATTTCCAAGCAATTGGCTCGTTCTCCAATGGCTTGACTGAGATAGAAGGACTTAGCTAA